A genome region from Macrotis lagotis isolate mMagLag1 chromosome 4, bilby.v1.9.chrom.fasta, whole genome shotgun sequence includes the following:
- the DNAJB12 gene encoding dnaJ homolog subfamily B member 12 isoform X1: MTLGGFPSPDAAPASLARPVLAGLERPGKEHGALIESLTQNGQTSHSQTRPKDTASSHRKTGGGESPSANGEAGGEGTKGYTQDQMEAVKRVKQCKDYYEILGVSREASEEDLKKAYRKLALKFHPDKNRAPGATEAFKAIGTAYGVLSNSEKRRQYDQFGDEKSQAAWQGQGHGDFHRGFEADISPEDLFNMFFGGGFPSSNIHVYSNGRMRYTYHQRPDRRENQADGGLGLFVQLMPILILIIVSALSQMMVSSPPYSLSQRPSVGHIHKRLTEHLKVPYYVSDNFGEEFTGSSLKTVERNVEDDYVANLRNNCWKEKQQKESLLYRARYFGDTTLYHKAQTMSTPSCSRLSEVQASLHG; the protein is encoded by the exons ATGACACTCGGTGGCTTTCCGAGTCCGGATGCAGCCCCGGCGTCCTTGGCACGTCCAGTGCTGGCGGGGCTTGAGAGGCCGGGGAAAGAGCATGGAG CATTGATTGAATCTCTCACTCAAAATGGTCAGACCTCTCACAGCCAGACCAGGCCAAAAGATACAGCCAGTTCTCACCGGAAAACAGGTGGGGGAGAAAGCCCTTCTGCCAATGGTGAGGCTGGTGGAGAGGGCACGAAAGGCTACACACAGGACCAGATGGAAGCTGTGAAAAG GGTGAAGCAGTGTAAAGACTACTATGAGATCCTGGGTGTGAGCAGAGAAGCTTCAGAAGAAGACCTAAAGAAGGCCTATCGAAAACTGGCTCTCAAATTTCACCCGGACAAGAACCGTGCCCCTGGGGCCACAGAGGCTTTTAAAG CCATTGGTACCGCCTATGGAGTGCTGAGCAACTCTGAAAAAAGGAGGCAGTATGACCAATTTGGGGATGAGAAGAGCCAGGCCGCCTGGCAGGGCCAGGGTCACGGTGACTTCCACCGGGGCTTCGAAGCTGACATCTCTCCGGAGGACCTCTTCAATATGTTCTTTGGCGGCGGCTTTCCTTCCA GTAACATCCATGTCTACAGCAACGGCCGCATGAGATACACCTACCATCAGCGGCCCGACCGCCGGGAAAACCAGGCTGAT GGTGGCCTGGGGCTGTTTGTCCAGCTGATGCCCATCCTCATCCTGATAATTGTGTCAGCACTCAGCCAGATGATGGTCTCCAGCCCACCATACAGTCTCAGCCAAAGACC GTCAGTGGGGCACATCCACAAGCGGCTAACTGAGCATCTCAAAGTGCCCTACTATGTGTCTGATAACTTTGGAGAAGAGTTCACCGGTTCCAGTTTGAAGACAGTGGAACGCAACGTGGAGGATGACTATGTAGCCAACCTCCGGAATAACTGCTGGAAAGAGAAGCAGCAGA AAGAAAGTTTACTCTATCGAGCCCGTTACTTTGGAGATACGACCCTGTATCACAAAGCACAGACGATGAGCACCCCGAGCTGTAGCAGATTGTCAGAGGTGCAGGCCTCTCTGCATGGATAG
- the DNAJB12 gene encoding dnaJ homolog subfamily B member 12 isoform X2: protein MESNKDEAERCIAIALGAIKSRQPERALRFLEKAQRLYPTPRVLALIESLTQNGQTSHSQTRPKDTASSHRKTGGGESPSANGEAGGEGTKGYTQDQMEAVKRVKQCKDYYEILGVSREASEEDLKKAYRKLALKFHPDKNRAPGATEAFKAIGTAYGVLSNSEKRRQYDQFGDEKSQAAWQGQGHGDFHRGFEADISPEDLFNMFFGGGFPSSNIHVYSNGRMRYTYHQRPDRRENQADGGLGLFVQLMPILILIIVSALSQMMVSSPPYSLSQRPSVGHIHKRLTEHLKVPYYVSDNFGEEFTGSSLKTVERNVEDDYVANLRNNCWKEKQQKESLLYRARYFGDTTLYHKAQTMSTPSCSRLSEVQASLHG from the exons ATGGAATCCAATAAAGACGAGGCCGAGCGCTGTATAGCCATCGCCCTCGGCGCCATCAAGAGCCGCCAGCCCGAGCGGGCGCTGCGCTTCCTGGAGAAGGCACAGAGGCTTTACCCGACGCCGCGGGTGCTCG CATTGATTGAATCTCTCACTCAAAATGGTCAGACCTCTCACAGCCAGACCAGGCCAAAAGATACAGCCAGTTCTCACCGGAAAACAGGTGGGGGAGAAAGCCCTTCTGCCAATGGTGAGGCTGGTGGAGAGGGCACGAAAGGCTACACACAGGACCAGATGGAAGCTGTGAAAAG GGTGAAGCAGTGTAAAGACTACTATGAGATCCTGGGTGTGAGCAGAGAAGCTTCAGAAGAAGACCTAAAGAAGGCCTATCGAAAACTGGCTCTCAAATTTCACCCGGACAAGAACCGTGCCCCTGGGGCCACAGAGGCTTTTAAAG CCATTGGTACCGCCTATGGAGTGCTGAGCAACTCTGAAAAAAGGAGGCAGTATGACCAATTTGGGGATGAGAAGAGCCAGGCCGCCTGGCAGGGCCAGGGTCACGGTGACTTCCACCGGGGCTTCGAAGCTGACATCTCTCCGGAGGACCTCTTCAATATGTTCTTTGGCGGCGGCTTTCCTTCCA GTAACATCCATGTCTACAGCAACGGCCGCATGAGATACACCTACCATCAGCGGCCCGACCGCCGGGAAAACCAGGCTGAT GGTGGCCTGGGGCTGTTTGTCCAGCTGATGCCCATCCTCATCCTGATAATTGTGTCAGCACTCAGCCAGATGATGGTCTCCAGCCCACCATACAGTCTCAGCCAAAGACC GTCAGTGGGGCACATCCACAAGCGGCTAACTGAGCATCTCAAAGTGCCCTACTATGTGTCTGATAACTTTGGAGAAGAGTTCACCGGTTCCAGTTTGAAGACAGTGGAACGCAACGTGGAGGATGACTATGTAGCCAACCTCCGGAATAACTGCTGGAAAGAGAAGCAGCAGA AAGAAAGTTTACTCTATCGAGCCCGTTACTTTGGAGATACGACCCTGTATCACAAAGCACAGACGATGAGCACCCCGAGCTGTAGCAGATTGTCAGAGGTGCAGGCCTCTCTGCATGGATAG